The proteins below are encoded in one region of Struthio camelus isolate bStrCam1 chromosome 11, bStrCam1.hap1, whole genome shotgun sequence:
- the LOC104140939 gene encoding gamma-aminobutyric acid receptor subunit gamma-4 isoform X1, producing MPGTLLLLCLALGPALRAARCESTEEYDYDYLSINKTWVLTPKAQETDATQILNSLLKNYDNKLRPDIGIKPTFIDVDIYVNSIGPVSVIQMEYTIDIFFAQTWYDRRLRFNSTLKALTLNTNMVSRIWIPDTFFRNSKRADSHWITTPNQLLRIWNDGKVLYTLRLTIEAECLLQLQNFPMDTHSCPLVFSSYGYPREEIVYRWRRYSIEVSDQRTWRLYQFDFTGLRNTSEVLRTGAGEYMVMTVSFDLSRRMGYFAIQTYIPCILTVVLSWVSFWIKRDSTPARTSLGITTVLTMTTLSTISRKHLPRVSYITAMDLFVSVCFIFVFAALMEYATLNYLVGNKKPLEHNSRKTRLPSAGIQVMPSFTTININNIMHWPPEVEEDEDEDPGSPCLEGKECERFFCCIEDCQTGMWREGRVRIHISRLDSYSRVFFPTAFLLFNIVYWIAYLYL from the exons GTGTGAAAGCACAGAGGAATATGATTACGATTACCTCAGCATCAATAAAACCTGGGTCCTCACCCCTAAGGCACAGGAGACTGATGCCACGCAAATCCTCAACTCACTGCTGAAGAACTATGACAACAAGCTGAGGCCGGATATTGGCA tCAAGCCCACATTTATTGATGTAGATATCTACGTGAACAGCATCGGACCAGTATCTGTGATCCAGATG GAATACACCATCGATATCTTCTTTGCTCAGACATGGTATGACCGGCGTCTTCGTTTCAACAGTACCCTCAAGGCTCTCACACTGAACACCAACATGGTGAGCCGCATCTGGATCCCAGATACCTTTTTCAGGAACTCCAAGCGGGCTGACTCCCACTGGATAACCACTCCTAATCAACTCCTCCGCATCTGGAATGATGGCAAAGTTCTCTATACGCTCAG ACTGACTATTGAGGCTGAATGTCTGCTCCAGCTGCAGAATTTCCCAATGGACACTCACTCCTGCCCTCTGGTTTTTTCCAGTT ATGGCTACCCGCGTGAGGAGATTGTCTATCGCTGGAGGCGCTATTCCATTGAGGTCTCTGACCAGCGCACTTGGAGGCTTTACCAATTCGACTTCACAGGGCTGAGGAACACCTCGGAAGTCCTCAGGACTGGGGCAG GGGAGTACATGGTGATGACAGTTTCTTTTGACCTGAGTAGACGTATGGGTTATTTTGCCATTCAAACCTATATTCCCTGCATCCTGACCGTTGTTCTCTCCTGGGTTTCCTTCTGGATCAAGAGAGATTCTACACCAGCCCGGACATCTCTGG GTATCACCACTGTGCTAACAATGACCACCCTGAGCACCATCTCCCGCAAGCACCTTCCCCGTGTTTCCTATATCACAGCCATGGACCTCTTTGTCTCTGTGTGCTTCATCTTCGTCTTCGCAGCTCTCATGGAGTACGCCACGCTCAATTATCTGGTAGGAAACAAGAAACCACTGGAGCACAACAGCAGGAAAACAAGGCTG CCATCTGCTGGCATCCAGGTGATGCCATCCTTCACCACCATCAACATCAACAACATCATGCACTGGCCCCCAGAGGTagaggaggatgaggatgaaGACCCTGGTTCCCCATGCCTGGAAGGGAAGGAATGTGAGAGATTCTTCTGCTGCATTGAGGACTGTCAGACAGGGATGTGGCGGGAAGGGAGGGTCCGTATTCACATCTCCCGCCTGGACTCCTACTCCCGCGTGTTCTTTCCCACCGCCTTCCTGCTCTTCAACATTGTCTACTGGATTGCCTATCTGTATCTCTAG
- the LOC104140939 gene encoding gamma-aminobutyric acid receptor subunit gamma-4 isoform X2, translated as MEYTIDIFFAQTWYDRRLRFNSTLKALTLNTNMVSRIWIPDTFFRNSKRADSHWITTPNQLLRIWNDGKVLYTLRLTIEAECLLQLQNFPMDTHSCPLVFSSYGYPREEIVYRWRRYSIEVSDQRTWRLYQFDFTGLRNTSEVLRTGAGEYMVMTVSFDLSRRMGYFAIQTYIPCILTVVLSWVSFWIKRDSTPARTSLGITTVLTMTTLSTISRKHLPRVSYITAMDLFVSVCFIFVFAALMEYATLNYLVGNKKPLEHNSRKTRLPSAGIQVMPSFTTININNIMHWPPEVEEDEDEDPGSPCLEGKECERFFCCIEDCQTGMWREGRVRIHISRLDSYSRVFFPTAFLLFNIVYWIAYLYL; from the exons ATG GAATACACCATCGATATCTTCTTTGCTCAGACATGGTATGACCGGCGTCTTCGTTTCAACAGTACCCTCAAGGCTCTCACACTGAACACCAACATGGTGAGCCGCATCTGGATCCCAGATACCTTTTTCAGGAACTCCAAGCGGGCTGACTCCCACTGGATAACCACTCCTAATCAACTCCTCCGCATCTGGAATGATGGCAAAGTTCTCTATACGCTCAG ACTGACTATTGAGGCTGAATGTCTGCTCCAGCTGCAGAATTTCCCAATGGACACTCACTCCTGCCCTCTGGTTTTTTCCAGTT ATGGCTACCCGCGTGAGGAGATTGTCTATCGCTGGAGGCGCTATTCCATTGAGGTCTCTGACCAGCGCACTTGGAGGCTTTACCAATTCGACTTCACAGGGCTGAGGAACACCTCGGAAGTCCTCAGGACTGGGGCAG GGGAGTACATGGTGATGACAGTTTCTTTTGACCTGAGTAGACGTATGGGTTATTTTGCCATTCAAACCTATATTCCCTGCATCCTGACCGTTGTTCTCTCCTGGGTTTCCTTCTGGATCAAGAGAGATTCTACACCAGCCCGGACATCTCTGG GTATCACCACTGTGCTAACAATGACCACCCTGAGCACCATCTCCCGCAAGCACCTTCCCCGTGTTTCCTATATCACAGCCATGGACCTCTTTGTCTCTGTGTGCTTCATCTTCGTCTTCGCAGCTCTCATGGAGTACGCCACGCTCAATTATCTGGTAGGAAACAAGAAACCACTGGAGCACAACAGCAGGAAAACAAGGCTG CCATCTGCTGGCATCCAGGTGATGCCATCCTTCACCACCATCAACATCAACAACATCATGCACTGGCCCCCAGAGGTagaggaggatgaggatgaaGACCCTGGTTCCCCATGCCTGGAAGGGAAGGAATGTGAGAGATTCTTCTGCTGCATTGAGGACTGTCAGACAGGGATGTGGCGGGAAGGGAGGGTCCGTATTCACATCTCCCGCCTGGACTCCTACTCCCGCGTGTTCTTTCCCACCGCCTTCCTGCTCTTCAACATTGTCTACTGGATTGCCTATCTGTATCTCTAG